A region of Homo sapiens chromosome 17, GRCh38.p14 Primary Assembly DNA encodes the following proteins:
- the CLDN7 gene encoding claudin-7 isoform 1 (isoform 1 is encoded by transcript variant 2): MANSGLQLLGFSMALLGWVGLVACTAIPQWQMSSYAGDNIITAQAMYKGLWMDCVTQSTGMMSCKMYDSVLALSAALQATRALMVVSLVLGFLAMFVATMGMKCTRCGGDDKVKKARIAMGGGIIFIVAGLAALVACSWYGHQIVTDFYNPLIPTNIKYEFGPAIFIGWAGSALVILGGALLSCSCPGNESKAGYRVPRSYPKSNSSKEYV, encoded by the exons ATGGCCAATTCGGGCCTGCAGTTGCTGGGCTTCTCCATGGCCCTGCTGGGCTGGGTGGGTCTGGTGGCCTGCACCGCCATCCCGCAGTGGCAGATGAGCTCCTATGCGGGTGACAACATCATCACGGCCCAGGCCATGTACAAGGGGCTGTGGATGGACTGCGTCACGCAGAGCACGGGGATGATGAGCTGCAAAATGTACGACTCGGTGCTCGCCCTGTCCG CGGCCTTGCAGGCCACTCGAGCCCTAATGGTGGTCTCCCTGGTGCTGGGCTTCCTGGCCATGTTTGTGGCCACGATGGGCATGAAGTGCACGCGCTGTGGGGGAGACGACAAAGTGAAGAAGGCCCGTATAGCCATGGGTGGAGGCATAATTTTCATCGTGGCAG GTCTTGCCGCCTTGGTAGCTTGCTCCTGGTATGGCCATCAGATTGTCACAGACTTTTATAACCCTTTGATCCCTACCAACATTAA GTATGAGTTTGGCCCTGCCATCTTTATTGGCTGGGCAGGGTCTGCCCTAGTCATCCTGGGAGGTGCACTGCTCTCCTGTTCCTGTCCTGGGAATGAGAGCAAGGCTGGGTACCGTGTACCCCGCTCTTACCCTAAGTCCAACTCTTCCAAGGAGTATGTGTGA
- the CLDN7 gene encoding claudin-7 isoform 2 (isoform 2 is encoded by transcript variant 3) gives MANSGLQLLGFSMALLGWVGLVACTAIPQWQMSSYAGDNIITAQAMYKGLWMDCVTQSTGMMSCKMYDSVLALSAALQATRALMVVSLVLGFLAMFVATMGMKCTRCGGDDKVKKARIAMGGGIIFIVAGMSLALPSLLAGQGLP, from the exons ATGGCCAATTCGGGCCTGCAGTTGCTGGGCTTCTCCATGGCCCTGCTGGGCTGGGTGGGTCTGGTGGCCTGCACCGCCATCCCGCAGTGGCAGATGAGCTCCTATGCGGGTGACAACATCATCACGGCCCAGGCCATGTACAAGGGGCTGTGGATGGACTGCGTCACGCAGAGCACGGGGATGATGAGCTGCAAAATGTACGACTCGGTGCTCGCCCTGTCCG CGGCCTTGCAGGCCACTCGAGCCCTAATGGTGGTCTCCCTGGTGCTGGGCTTCCTGGCCATGTTTGTGGCCACGATGGGCATGAAGTGCACGCGCTGTGGGGGAGACGACAAAGTGAAGAAGGCCCGTATAGCCATGGGTGGAGGCATAATTTTCATCGTGGCAG GTATGAGTTTGGCCCTGCCATCTTTATTGGCTGGGCAGGGTCTGCCCTAG